One window of the Allorhizobium ampelinum S4 genome contains the following:
- a CDS encoding deaminase, which produces MTDQNLTARLLDVIEQDIIPLTEKGVAEGNKIFGAAILRKSDLSLVLAETNNELDNPLWHGEVHTLKRFYELGERPPTSELIFLSTHEPCTMCMSAITWAGFDNFYYFFSHEDSRDAFAIPHDLKILKEVFGLEPGGYRKQNAFWHSFAINDMIEVEDDAIRGELLTQAQTIRGLYGNLSGQYQSAKSGNDIPLN; this is translated from the coding sequence ATGACCGATCAAAATCTCACTGCCAGATTGCTTGACGTGATCGAACAGGACATCATCCCGCTGACGGAAAAAGGCGTGGCCGAGGGCAACAAGATTTTCGGCGCGGCAATCTTGCGCAAATCGGACCTGTCTCTGGTGCTGGCGGAGACCAATAACGAGTTGGACAACCCGCTCTGGCATGGCGAAGTTCATACGCTGAAGCGCTTTTACGAACTGGGCGAGCGCCCACCGACATCAGAGCTGATTTTCCTCTCCACCCACGAACCCTGCACCATGTGCATGTCGGCGATCACCTGGGCGGGTTTTGACAATTTCTATTATTTCTTCAGCCATGAAGATAGCCGCGATGCCTTCGCCATTCCCCATGACCTGAAAATTCTGAAGGAAGTGTTCGGACTGGAGCCCGGCGGCTATCGCAAGCAGAACGCCTTCTGGCACAGTTTCGCCATCAACGACATGATTGAAGTGGAAGACGATGCAATTCGTGGGGAACTGCTAACCCAGGCTCAGACGATCCGTGGCCTCTATGGCAATCTCTCCGGCCAATATCAATCAGCCAAAAGCGGCAACGACATTCCGCTAAACTGA
- the hflX gene encoding GTPase HflX, whose product MHRDDMRAVVLVPVLKQARSSEKASAELGPTTTRSHESRLEEAMGLARAIDLTIVQGLIVAVNQPRPATLIGSGKIEEIKALLDNHDAGLVIVDHPLTPVQQRNLEKQWNAKVIDRTGLILEIFGRRASTKEGTLQVDLAHLNYQKGRLVRSWTHLERQRGGAGFMGGPGETQIEADRRMLQDRIVRLERELEQVVRTRQLHRAKRRKVPHPIVALVGYTNAGKSTLFNRITGAGVLAEDMLFATLDPTLRRMKLPQGRTVILSDTVGFISDLPTHLVAAFRATLEEVLEADLILHVRDMADPDNGAQAGDVMRILSDLGIDEKERDERIIEVWNKIDRLEPEAHQAIAEKATGRQNVMAVSAVTGEGVDALMAEIAQRLSGVVTETTVILPPDKLSLISWVYENTMVDSREDRDDGSVSLDLRLSEQQASALERKLGLIQPVRSEDWN is encoded by the coding sequence ATGCACCGCGACGACATGCGCGCCGTGGTTCTTGTTCCAGTGTTGAAGCAGGCCCGTTCCAGTGAAAAGGCCTCGGCTGAGCTTGGTCCGACCACGACCCGCAGCCACGAGAGCCGGTTGGAAGAGGCCATGGGCCTTGCCCGCGCCATCGATCTGACAATCGTGCAAGGCTTGATCGTTGCCGTCAATCAGCCGCGTCCGGCGACCCTGATCGGCAGCGGTAAGATTGAGGAAATCAAGGCGCTGCTCGATAACCATGATGCTGGTCTGGTCATTGTCGACCATCCGTTGACGCCGGTGCAGCAGCGCAATCTGGAAAAGCAATGGAATGCCAAGGTCATCGATCGCACGGGTCTGATCCTGGAAATCTTCGGTCGCCGAGCCTCCACCAAGGAAGGCACGTTGCAGGTCGATCTCGCCCATCTGAATTACCAGAAGGGCCGCCTGGTGCGCAGCTGGACCCACTTGGAGCGTCAGCGCGGTGGTGCGGGTTTCATGGGCGGTCCCGGCGAAACCCAGATCGAGGCCGACCGGCGGATGTTGCAGGATCGCATCGTGCGGCTGGAACGCGAACTGGAACAGGTGGTGCGCACCCGCCAACTGCACCGCGCCAAACGCCGCAAGGTGCCGCATCCGATCGTTGCCCTTGTCGGCTATACCAATGCCGGAAAATCGACACTGTTCAATCGGATCACCGGGGCAGGCGTGTTGGCCGAGGATATGCTGTTTGCCACGCTGGACCCAACGCTTCGCCGCATGAAATTGCCACAAGGCCGCACCGTCATTCTCTCGGATACGGTTGGCTTCATCTCGGACCTGCCGACCCATCTGGTCGCAGCCTTTCGCGCTACGCTTGAAGAAGTGCTGGAAGCGGACCTGATCCTGCATGTGCGTGACATGGCCGACCCGGATAACGGCGCGCAGGCGGGTGATGTTATGCGGATTCTCTCCGACCTTGGCATTGATGAAAAAGAGCGTGACGAACGCATTATCGAGGTTTGGAATAAGATCGACAGGCTGGAGCCTGAAGCGCATCAGGCTATCGCGGAAAAGGCAACTGGCCGGCAAAACGTGATGGCTGTTTCCGCCGTGACGGGTGAGGGGGTTGACGCACTGATGGCCGAGATCGCTCAGCGGCTTTCCGGTGTGGTGACGGAAACCACGGTGATTTTGCCGCCAGATAAGCTCTCCCTGATCTCCTGGGTCTATGAGAACACCATGGTGGACAGCCGGGAGGACCGAGATGATGGCTCGGTTTCGCTCGATTTACGGCTGTCAGAGCAACAAGCCAGCGCGCTGGAGCGCAAGCTTGGCCTGATACAGCCGGTTCGCAGCGAGGATTGGAACTGA
- the cysG gene encoding siroheme synthase CysG, which translates to MSIESDKLAVFPAFFRVSGAKLAVFGDGDEAFAKARLIANTSATIIAFTRDPAPAYAAFLKRKTIEIDPSPFSPDLLAGMKMVFAATGDGAADRMIVEAARLQKIPANAVDQPDYCDFYTPALVNRAPIAVAIGTEGVGPVLAQMIRAGIDRQLPRSLGKLGRLANSYRHAVDRLLPRGVARRLFWRSFFQGDVADAMEGGDVKAARRRATKLLKSAANTVPEGRIFLVGAGPGAEDLLTLRAHRLMMEADAIVYDALVPQAVVDMGRRDADRIPVGKRKGCHSKSQSEINDLLVALGQAGKRVVRLKSGDPLIFGRAGEEMAALRDAGIAYEIVPGVTSALAAAADFELPLTLRGVSSSLVFTTGHDLTGDVLPDWARLALSGATVAVYMGRTVAASVAERLIAGGLAQDTTVAVVENAGRGDRRLLHGTLRELPGLEAMTELTGPVMVIIGDAVAGANFERSMPLAQARLGLANVDQQQMTRV; encoded by the coding sequence TTGAGCATCGAGTCTGACAAGCTGGCGGTTTTTCCGGCGTTTTTTCGCGTTTCCGGCGCGAAATTGGCTGTGTTCGGCGATGGCGACGAGGCGTTTGCCAAGGCTAGACTGATCGCCAATACGTCCGCGACCATCATTGCCTTCACTCGGGATCCAGCCCCTGCATATGCAGCCTTTCTGAAGCGTAAAACCATCGAGATCGATCCATCGCCGTTTTCTCCTGATCTGCTGGCGGGGATGAAAATGGTTTTTGCCGCGACCGGTGATGGTGCGGCGGATCGGATGATTGTTGAAGCGGCTAGGCTGCAAAAAATTCCGGCCAATGCCGTCGATCAGCCGGATTATTGCGATTTTTATACGCCGGCGTTGGTCAATCGTGCGCCGATTGCGGTGGCAATTGGCACGGAAGGTGTGGGGCCAGTGCTGGCCCAGATGATCCGCGCTGGAATTGACAGGCAATTGCCGAGGTCGCTGGGCAAGTTGGGCCGTTTGGCCAACAGCTACCGTCATGCCGTTGACCGGCTGTTGCCGCGCGGTGTGGCACGCCGTCTGTTCTGGCGTTCTTTCTTTCAAGGCGACGTGGCCGATGCAATGGAAGGTGGGGATGTGAAGGCTGCTCGTCGCCGGGCGACAAAGCTGCTTAAGTCGGCGGCCAATACCGTGCCGGAAGGTAGGATCTTTCTGGTCGGGGCAGGGCCGGGGGCGGAAGACCTGCTGACCCTGCGCGCCCATCGACTGATGATGGAAGCTGACGCGATTGTTTATGATGCTTTGGTGCCACAGGCCGTTGTCGATATGGGCCGGCGTGATGCGGACCGTATTCCAGTCGGCAAGCGCAAGGGCTGTCATTCCAAGTCGCAGAGCGAGATCAATGATCTCCTCGTGGCGCTCGGTCAGGCTGGCAAGCGTGTCGTGCGGCTGAAATCCGGTGATCCCTTGATCTTCGGTCGGGCAGGCGAGGAAATGGCGGCGCTGCGCGATGCCGGTATCGCCTATGAGATCGTGCCCGGCGTCACTTCGGCGCTGGCGGCAGCCGCAGATTTTGAATTGCCGCTGACGTTGCGCGGCGTATCTTCTTCGCTGGTCTTTACCACAGGCCATGACCTGACCGGCGATGTTCTGCCCGACTGGGCGCGGCTGGCGCTATCAGGCGCAACCGTTGCCGTCTATATGGGCCGCACGGTGGCGGCTTCCGTCGCCGAACGGCTGATTGCCGGTGGATTGGCGCAAGACACGACGGTTGCCGTGGTGGAAAATGCTGGACGCGGCGACCGCCGCCTGCTGCATGGCACGCTGCGGGAATTGCCGGGTCTGGAAGCCATGACGGAACTGACAGGGCCGGTGATGGTCATTATCGGCGATGCGGTGGCGGGTGCGAATTTCGAGCGGTCGATGCCGTTGGCGCAGGCGCGTCTTGGCCTGGCGAATGTCGATCAACAGCAGATGACGAGGGTTTGA
- a CDS encoding sigma-54-dependent transcriptional regulator yields MASDILVVDDEEDIRDIVSGILSDEGHETRTAHDADSALAAISDRAPRLIFLDIWMHGSRLDGLALLDEIKARHPDLPVVMISGHGNVETAVSAIKRGAFDFIEKPFKADRLILIAERALENSKLKREVTELKRRTGDANELIGSSVAVSQLRQTIEKVAPTNSRIMIVGPSGSGKELVARMIHKRSARAAGPFVTLNAAAITPDRMEVALFGTEGGPGQSRRIGALEEAHRGILYLDEVGEMPRETQNKILRVLVDQQFERVGGNKRVKVDVRIISSSAYNLESLIAEGRFREDLFHRLAVVPVRVPPLAERREDIPFLVDMLMRHIAEQAGIRQRKIGEDAMAVLQAHDWPGNIRQLRNNIERLLILTQNDGADVPISAEMLPTDLGEMLPKVSGRSDYQIMTLPLREAREMFERDYLIAQINRFGGNISRTAEFVGMERSALHRKLKSLGV; encoded by the coding sequence ATGGCCTCTGACATCCTGGTGGTTGACGACGAGGAAGACATCCGCGACATCGTCTCCGGTATCTTGAGCGACGAAGGACATGAAACCCGCACGGCGCACGATGCCGACAGCGCGCTCGCGGCGATTTCCGACCGGGCGCCCCGGCTGATCTTTCTCGATATCTGGATGCATGGCAGTCGGTTGGACGGGCTGGCCTTACTGGATGAAATCAAGGCCCGGCATCCCGACCTGCCGGTGGTGATGATTTCCGGTCATGGCAATGTCGAGACGGCGGTTTCAGCCATCAAGCGCGGCGCTTTCGACTTCATCGAAAAGCCGTTCAAGGCCGACCGGTTGATCCTGATTGCCGAGCGGGCGCTGGAAAATTCCAAGCTGAAACGCGAAGTGACCGAACTGAAACGACGCACCGGCGATGCCAATGAATTGATCGGCAGTTCGGTAGCAGTCTCGCAACTGCGCCAAACCATCGAGAAGGTCGCACCGACCAATAGCCGGATCATGATCGTCGGCCCGTCCGGTAGCGGTAAGGAGTTGGTGGCGCGGATGATCCACAAGCGCTCGGCCCGCGCCGCCGGGCCGTTCGTGACGCTGAATGCCGCAGCCATCACCCCTGACCGCATGGAAGTGGCGCTGTTCGGCACCGAAGGCGGTCCCGGCCAGTCGCGCCGCATCGGTGCGTTGGAAGAGGCGCATCGTGGTATTCTCTATCTGGATGAAGTCGGCGAAATGCCGCGCGAGACCCAGAACAAGATCCTGCGGGTGCTGGTTGACCAGCAATTCGAGCGCGTCGGTGGCAACAAGCGGGTCAAGGTCGATGTGCGGATCATTTCCTCCAGCGCCTATAATCTCGAAAGCCTGATTGCCGAGGGCCGGTTCCGCGAGGATTTGTTTCATCGCCTGGCGGTGGTGCCGGTGCGGGTTCCGCCGCTGGCTGAGCGGCGTGAGGATATTCCCTTCCTCGTGGATATGCTGATGCGCCATATCGCCGAACAGGCCGGTATCCGTCAGCGCAAGATCGGCGAGGACGCGATGGCAGTGTTGCAGGCCCATGACTGGCCGGGCAATATCCGGCAATTGCGCAACAATATCGAGCGGCTGTTGATCCTGACCCAGAACGATGGGGCCGATGTACCGATCAGCGCCGAAATGCTGCCGACGGATCTTGGTGAAATGCTGCCGAAAGTCTCCGGTCGCAGCGATTACCAGATTATGACCTTGCCGCTGCGCGAAGCCCGCGAAATGTTCGAGCGCGATTATCTGATCGCCCAGATCAACCGCTTTGGCGGCAATATTTCCCGGACGGCGGAATTTGTCGGCATGGAGCGATCGGCGCTACATCGGAAGTTGAAGTCGCTGGGCGTTTGA
- a CDS encoding sensor histidine kinase NtrY-like — protein MKTRRPAGQTEEEAALTLLQERKSSFALPGLILAGGALACAMFTLPVLLGLTPIAPTSNVLIGSVVINTLFVLGLLFLIGREVSRLVKARRRGRAAARLHVRIVVLFSIVAITPAILVAIFASITLNVGLDRWFSIRTQGIINSSMNVAQAYMLENASYLQGQTISMATDLERNRPLFFLDRTGFIELMTRQAKGRGLLGAFLVRKDGTPILQADISTEKPLPAIPQDALDKAAAGQPTLIPPGVTNLVGGIIKMDSLSGAYLYTIRAVDPKVMRAMREMEDNTAEYKSMEAGRTTLQIAFAVLYLGFALIVLLAAIWTAIAVADRIVRPIRLLIGAADNVASGNMNVVVPVRVADGDVGSLSRTFNKMISQIRTQRDEILEAKDEVDDRRRFIEAVLSGVTAAVIGVEDDGRITIVNPSAELFLARGADQLLGEKLETVAPEINTVFAEAGLRHRGDFRKQINLVRSGKERTLSVQVTREETRNATESYVITLDDITDLVIAQRSTAWADVARRIAHEIKNPLTPIQLSAERLKRRFGKQIASEDRQVFDQCTDTIVRQVEDIGRMVDEFSSFARMPKPTKQPADLRDVLKDAIFLREMGHSECEFIRDVGELPLEGSFDARMLAQAFGNLIKNAVEAIEAVPSDAEKLPGRVWIRAATDEGRDGFVVDIIDNGKGLPVDNRHRILEPYMTMREKGTGLGLAIVKKIIEEHGGQLELHDAPAEFDGGRGAMIRVVLPRQAGAASAATEEHDKEAAYGL, from the coding sequence ATGAAAACGCGGCGGCCTGCGGGGCAGACCGAAGAGGAAGCAGCACTGACACTGCTGCAGGAACGCAAGTCCTCCTTTGCCTTGCCAGGCCTGATTCTGGCTGGGGGGGCGCTGGCCTGTGCCATGTTCACCCTGCCGGTCCTGCTTGGCCTCACCCCGATTGCGCCGACCTCGAATGTGCTGATCGGCTCGGTGGTCATCAATACGCTTTTCGTGCTTGGCCTGCTGTTTCTGATCGGTCGGGAAGTCAGCCGTCTTGTCAAGGCGCGGCGCCGGGGGCGGGCGGCGGCCAGGCTGCATGTGCGCATCGTCGTACTATTTTCGATCGTGGCGATCACGCCGGCGATCCTGGTGGCGATTTTCGCCAGTATTACCCTCAATGTCGGCCTGGATCGATGGTTTTCGATTCGTACTCAAGGCATCATCAATTCATCGATGAATGTGGCCCAGGCCTATATGCTGGAAAATGCCAGTTATTTGCAGGGCCAGACGATTTCCATGGCGACGGATCTGGAGCGAAACCGCCCGTTGTTCTTCCTCGACCGCACCGGTTTTATCGAGTTGATGACCCGTCAGGCCAAGGGACGCGGACTGTTGGGTGCCTTTCTGGTTCGCAAGGACGGCACGCCCATCCTTCAGGCGGATATTTCGACTGAAAAGCCGCTGCCTGCCATTCCGCAGGATGCGTTGGACAAGGCCGCTGCGGGACAGCCGACGCTGATCCCACCGGGTGTCACCAATCTGGTCGGCGGGATCATCAAGATGGATTCGCTGAGCGGCGCCTATCTCTACACCATCCGGGCCGTTGATCCAAAGGTCATGCGGGCAATGCGTGAGATGGAGGATAATACCGCTGAATATAAATCGATGGAGGCGGGGCGCACCACACTGCAAATCGCCTTTGCCGTTCTCTATCTCGGCTTTGCGCTGATCGTGCTTCTGGCTGCCATCTGGACCGCGATTGCTGTTGCCGACCGCATCGTTCGGCCGATCCGGCTGCTGATCGGCGCTGCCGACAATGTCGCGTCAGGCAATATGAATGTTGTGGTGCCTGTCAGGGTTGCCGATGGCGATGTCGGCAGCCTGTCGCGCACCTTCAACAAGATGATTTCCCAGATCCGCACCCAGCGTGATGAGATTCTGGAGGCCAAGGACGAGGTCGATGACCGCCGCCGCTTCATTGAAGCGGTGCTGTCGGGCGTGACGGCGGCGGTGATCGGCGTCGAGGATGATGGCCGGATCACCATCGTCAATCCTTCGGCGGAACTGTTTCTGGCGCGTGGTGCCGATCAATTGCTGGGCGAGAAGCTGGAAACGGTTGCTCCAGAGATCAACACGGTGTTTGCCGAAGCCGGGCTTCGCCATCGCGGTGATTTCCGCAAGCAGATCAATCTGGTGCGCAGCGGCAAGGAGCGGACCTTGTCAGTGCAGGTGACACGTGAGGAAACCCGTAACGCCACCGAATCCTACGTGATCACGCTGGATGACATCACGGATCTGGTGATTGCCCAGCGCTCCACCGCCTGGGCCGATGTGGCGCGACGGATCGCCCACGAGATCAAGAACCCGCTCACCCCAATTCAGCTCTCGGCAGAACGATTGAAGCGCCGCTTCGGCAAGCAGATCGCCAGCGAGGATCGGCAGGTTTTCGATCAGTGTACAGATACGATCGTGCGTCAGGTCGAGGATATCGGCCGGATGGTGGATGAGTTCTCGTCCTTTGCCCGGATGCCGAAGCCGACCAAGCAGCCGGCTGACCTGCGCGACGTCTTGAAGGACGCGATCTTCCTGCGGGAAATGGGCCATAGCGAGTGTGAGTTCATTCGCGACGTTGGCGAGCTTCCGCTCGAGGGGTCTTTCGATGCCCGCATGCTGGCCCAGGCGTTCGGCAATCTGATCAAGAATGCGGTGGAAGCAATCGAGGCTGTTCCCTCCGATGCTGAAAAACTGCCGGGCCGAGTATGGATCAGGGCGGCAACAGACGAAGGGCGTGACGGTTTCGTGGTGGATATCATCGATAACGGCAAGGGACTGCCGGTCGATAATCGCCATCGCATTCTGGAGCCCTATATGACGATGCGGGAGAAGGGCACGGGCCTTGGCCTCGCCATCGTCAAGAAAATCATTGAAGAGCATGGCGGTCAGCTTGAATTGCATGATGCGCCGGCAGAATTCGACGGTGGGCGTGGCGCGATGATCCGCGTTGTGCTGCCGCGACAAGCCGGGGCAGCCTCTGCCGCCACTGAAGAACATGATAAGGAAGCAGCTTATGGCCTCTGA
- the hfq gene encoding RNA chaperone Hfq: MAERSQNLQDLFLNTVRKQKISLTIFLINGVKLTGVVTSFDNFCVLLRRDGHSQLVYKHAISTIMPGQPMQMFESEEAAS, from the coding sequence ATGGCGGAACGTTCTCAGAATTTGCAGGACCTATTTCTCAATACGGTTCGCAAGCAGAAGATTTCCCTCACTATTTTTCTGATCAACGGCGTGAAGCTGACCGGCGTCGTCACCTCGTTCGATAATTTCTGCGTGCTGTTGCGTCGTGATGGGCATTCCCAGCTCGTCTACAAGCACGCCATTTCGACCATCATGCCGGGCCAGCCCATGCAGATGTTCGAAAGCGAAGAAGCCGCATCATAA
- a CDS encoding DUF2849 domain-containing protein, with protein sequence MAEKVLTANRLSDGIAVWLDASGKWVEDLQSSLVARHAEAVAALEASGKRDFTNNLVVDVAVVDVEERDGKLWPLRLRERIRAAGPTIPYADGHGHADPDFVAV encoded by the coding sequence ATGGCAGAAAAAGTCTTGACCGCCAACCGCTTGAGCGATGGCATCGCTGTCTGGCTCGATGCTTCCGGCAAATGGGTGGAAGACCTGCAATCGTCGCTGGTTGCTCGTCATGCCGAGGCTGTCGCGGCGCTGGAAGCTAGCGGCAAGCGGGACTTTACCAATAACCTCGTTGTTGACGTCGCCGTGGTCGATGTGGAAGAGCGGGATGGAAAGCTCTGGCCGCTGCGCCTGCGTGAGCGTATTCGCGCCGCAGGCCCGACCATTCCCTATGCGGATGGGCATGGTCATGCTGATCCTGATTTTGTCGCCGTCTAA
- the mazG gene encoding nucleoside triphosphate pyrophosphohydrolase: MQPSQDIARLIEIMAALRDPQTGCPWDIVQTFETIKPYTLEEAYEVADAIERNDPDDLCEELGDLLLQVVFHARIAEEAGLFSFGDVVEAVTSKMIRRHPHVFARSDADTPDAVKLQWDAIKKQEKQERAERRAARGVAEVFKDGHLGSVQRTFPALTEAVKLQEQAAKVGFDWAEAEPILDKIEEEIAELREALQTGQPDKIKDELGDLIFALVNIGRHTGSDPEQALRGTNVKFRRRFGHIEKYLSAEKSSLEDASLERMEELWQAAKQLERSGKTDG; encoded by the coding sequence ATGCAGCCTTCACAGGATATCGCCCGGCTGATCGAAATCATGGCGGCGCTTCGCGATCCGCAGACCGGCTGCCCCTGGGACATTGTCCAGACCTTCGAGACCATCAAGCCTTATACGCTGGAAGAAGCCTATGAAGTAGCCGACGCCATCGAGCGCAACGATCCGGACGATCTCTGCGAAGAACTGGGTGATCTCTTGCTGCAAGTGGTGTTTCATGCGCGGATTGCCGAGGAGGCCGGACTGTTTTCGTTCGGCGACGTGGTCGAAGCGGTAACCTCAAAGATGATCCGTCGTCATCCGCATGTGTTTGCCCGCTCAGACGCCGATACGCCTGACGCCGTCAAGCTGCAATGGGATGCGATTAAAAAACAGGAAAAGCAGGAAAGAGCCGAACGCCGCGCCGCACGTGGTGTGGCAGAGGTGTTTAAAGACGGTCATCTCGGCTCAGTGCAGCGAACGTTTCCGGCCCTGACGGAGGCCGTAAAGCTTCAGGAACAGGCTGCAAAGGTCGGGTTCGATTGGGCTGAGGCCGAACCCATTCTCGACAAGATCGAGGAGGAGATCGCCGAACTGCGTGAAGCGCTCCAAACCGGGCAACCAGACAAGATAAAGGACGAGTTGGGAGATCTGATTTTCGCTCTGGTCAATATCGGTCGACACACCGGCAGCGATCCCGAGCAAGCCCTGCGCGGAACGAATGTGAAATTCAGACGGCGCTTCGGCCATATCGAAAAATACTTGTCCGCCGAAAAATCATCGCTGGAAGATGCCAGCCTTGAGCGGATGGAGGAGCTCTGGCAGGCTGCAAAGCAGCTGGAACGCAGCGGCAAAACTGATGGCTAG
- the ntrC gene encoding nitrogen regulation protein NR(I) — MTATILVADDDAAIRTVLNQALSRAGYDVRITSNAATLWRWISAGEGDLVVTDVVMPDENAFDLLPRIKKARPDLPVLVMSAQNTFMTAIRASEKGAYDYLPKPFDLTELIAIIGRALAEPKKKPARLGDDMQDGMPLVGRSAAMQEIYRVLARLMQTDLTLMITGESGTGKELVAKALHDYGKRRNGPFVAINMAAIPRDLIESELFGHEKGAFTGAQNRSTGRFEQAEGGTLFLDEIGDMPMDAQTRLLRVLQQGEYTTVGGRTPIRTDVRIVAATNKDLKQSINQGLFREDLYYRLNVVPLRLPPLRDRAEDIADLVRHFIQQGEKEGLDAKRFEQEALEVMKSYAWPGNVRELENLVRRLMALYPQDVITREIIEQELRSDITDSPLTKGGSGGGHMTIAQAVEENMRSYFASFGDNLPPPGLYDRVLTEMEYPLILAALTATRGNQIKAADLLGLNRNTLRKKIRELGVSVYRSSRSA, encoded by the coding sequence ATGACAGCCACTATTCTTGTTGCCGATGACGATGCTGCGATCCGCACCGTTTTGAACCAGGCGCTGAGCCGTGCTGGTTACGATGTGCGCATCACGTCGAATGCCGCAACCCTGTGGCGCTGGATTTCAGCCGGTGAGGGCGATCTTGTCGTCACCGACGTGGTCATGCCGGACGAAAACGCCTTCGATCTCCTGCCACGCATCAAGAAGGCCCGGCCCGACCTGCCCGTTTTGGTGATGAGTGCCCAGAACACCTTTATGACGGCCATCCGCGCTTCGGAAAAGGGTGCCTATGACTACCTGCCCAAACCCTTCGACCTGACCGAACTGATCGCCATTATCGGCAGGGCGCTGGCCGAGCCGAAGAAAAAGCCGGCGCGGCTGGGCGATGACATGCAGGACGGCATGCCGCTGGTTGGCCGTTCCGCCGCCATGCAGGAAATCTACCGGGTTCTGGCCCGGCTGATGCAGACCGATCTGACGCTGATGATCACTGGCGAATCCGGCACGGGCAAGGAATTGGTCGCCAAGGCGCTGCATGATTATGGCAAGCGCCGTAACGGTCCCTTCGTGGCGATCAACATGGCGGCCATTCCGCGCGACCTGATTGAATCGGAACTGTTCGGCCACGAAAAGGGTGCGTTTACCGGCGCACAGAACCGCTCCACCGGACGCTTCGAGCAGGCCGAGGGCGGTACGCTGTTTCTGGACGAGATTGGCGATATGCCGATGGATGCCCAGACCCGGCTCCTGCGTGTTCTACAGCAGGGTGAATACACCACGGTCGGCGGGCGCACGCCGATCCGCACCGATGTGCGTATCGTTGCCGCCACCAACAAGGACCTGAAACAGTCGATCAACCAGGGCCTGTTTCGCGAGGACCTTTATTACCGGCTGAACGTCGTGCCGCTGCGGCTGCCGCCGTTGCGCGACCGGGCCGAGGATATTGCCGATCTGGTGCGCCATTTCATCCAGCAGGGTGAGAAGGAAGGTCTGGATGCCAAGCGATTCGAGCAGGAAGCGCTCGAAGTGATGAAATCCTATGCCTGGCCGGGCAATGTTCGTGAGTTGGAGAACCTGGTGCGCCGGTTGATGGCGCTTTATCCACAGGATGTTATCACCCGCGAAATCATCGAGCAGGAACTACGCTCAGACATTACCGACAGCCCGCTGACCAAGGGTGGTTCGGGTGGCGGTCACATGACCATTGCCCAGGCGGTCGAGGAAAATATGCGCAGCTACTTCGCGTCCTTCGGCGATAACCTGCCGCCGCCCGGCCTTTACGACCGGGTTTTGACTGAAATGGAATATCCGCTAATTCTGGCGGCCCTGACGGCCACCCGTGGAAACCAGATCAAGGCCGCCGATCTTTTGGGTTTGAACCGAAATACGCTGCGCAAGAAAATCCGCGAATTGGGTGTTTCGGTTTACCGCAGCTCGCGTAGCGCTTGA